GTGCCGAATTCCATGATTCCGCTGCTCTGGAACATGATGATGAGCGTGGGCGGCGGCTGGTTCTTCCTGACCGCATCGGAAATGATCTCCGTGAACAACAAGACCTACGCCCTGCCTGGCATCGGCAGCTACGTCGAGGCCGCGGCCTCCGAGGAGAACCCCGGCAAGATCGGCTTGGCCATTGCGACCATGGTCATCGTCGTGCTCGCCATCGATATTTTGGTCTGGAAGCCGCTGACGGCATGGGCCGAAAAGTTCCGCATCACGCAAAGCGAGTCCACGGAACCCAAACGCAGCGCCGTTTTGACGCTTATTCGCCAGTCACATATCGACGATTTCATCGCCCGCATCTTCCGCCCCGTCGGCGAATTCCTCAACACGATCACCCGTCCGCTCGGCCACACCGGCTCGAAGTGGGGTGCCAAGCCCAGCCGTCGCCGCGCCGGTGATGTGGTATTCGGCATTATCATTGCCGCCGCGGTCATCGCAGGCGCCGTGAAACTGATCGTCACCATCACGAAAACCACCGGCTTGGGCGAGCTGGGCACGGCCTTTGGGTTGGGCTGCATCACCTTCCTGCGCGTAATACTTTTGATTGTGGTCTGCTCGGTGATCTGGGTGCCGCTCGGGGCCATCATCGGCATGAACCCGAAGATCTCGCGCCTCGTGCAGCCGCTGGTGCAGGTGCTGGCGAGCTTCCCGGCCAACTTCATCTTCCCGTTCGTGGTCATGGTCTTCGTCGCCTGTGGCATCGACATCAACTGGGGTTCGATTCTGCTGATGGCGCTGGGAACGCAGTGGTACATCCTCTTCAACGTCATCGCCGGCGCGTCCGCCATCCCCGACGACCTCGTCGAAATGAGCAAGAACTTCCACATCACCGGATGGATGAAGTGGAAGACACTTATCCTGCCGGCGGTCTTCGGCTCGTGGGTCACCGGCGGCATCACCGCAGCCGGCGGTGCATGGAACGCCTCCATCGTCTCGGAAATCGTGAGCTATGGACGTCACACGCTGATCGCCAAGGGCCTCGGTTCCTACATCGCCGAAGCCACCGCCCACGCCGCGAGCATGAAGACCATCATCGGCGTGGCTGTCATGGCCATCTTCGTGGTCGCCGTCAACCGCCTCTTCTGGAACCCGCTGCAGCGCCTCGCCGAGCGTCGTTTCGTGGTCGGCTAGCTCATGACTGCTCACACTAACCCATGGTTGGTGTGAGTGAGAATTGATCAACACTTCATTAAAGGACACCATCATGAACTTCAACAAACTCTATAAGACCGTCGCCAGCAGCACGCAAACCGGCACCGCCACATCCACCCGTAGACGCAGGGACTACGGTGACCTGGACGCGAACGGAACCCGCACCGTCATCGAAGCCAGCCACATCAGCCAGAGCTTCACTTCCGAAAAAGGCAGCGAGACCACCGTTCTCGACGACATCTCCTTCAATCTGCACGAGGGCGAGATCGTCGCCATTCTCGGACGCAGCGGTGCCGGCAAGTCGACCTTCCTGCGCATCTTGGCCGGACTCATCCAGCCGACCAAAGGTCAGGTCTCCTACCGTGGCAAGGCGCTTGACGGGCCAAACCCAGGCGTTGCGCTCGTCTTCCAGACCTTCGCGCTCATGCCGTGGCTGACCGTCGAAGACAACGTGGAGCTCGGGCTCGAGGCACGTGGGGTGCCGCGCGAGGAACGCCACAAGCGTGCGCTTGAGGCCATCGACGCCATCGGCCTGGACGGCTTCGAATCCGCCTATCCCAAGGAGCTTTCCGGCGGCATGAAGCAGCGCATCGGCATCGCCCGCGCGCTCGTGCTGCGGCCCGATGCCCTCTTCATGGACGAGCCGTTCAGCGCGCTGGACGTCCTGACGGCCGAAAACCTGCGCCAGGAAGTGCTGAATCTTTGGAACAACAACCAAAGCGGTATCAAGTCCATTTTGATCGTCACGCACAACATCGAAGAGGCCGTGCAGATGGCCGACCGCGTGGTCGTCCTGGGCTCGCACCCCGGCCATCTGATCGCGCAGGTTCCGATCGACCTGCCGCGTCCGCGCGACAAGCACACCCCCGAATTCGAGGCGATGGTCGACAAGCTCTATGCCATTCTGACCGGCCAGGAATCGCAGCGCAGCCGTGCCAATCAGGCGGCTGCAGGTGCCAGGAAGAGCACCTCGGCGTCAACGCAGCAGACAACGGCGGGAGCCAAGGAATCATCCCCGCTCAACGGTTCCGACAACGCTGCTGGCACCAACGGGTCACAGGCCAACGGCAAGAACGGTTCAGGCAGCCTGACCGACGAACACGGACATGACGAAGCCTCGGCACAAGGCAATGGCAACAGCGATGATGCAGACCTATTCAATGTGCTCGATGACCATAGCAAGGCGCAGACGGTAGCCAATGAAAAGCTCACAGTGCACGAGAACGACACCAAGGCAAAAGAGAACAACGCGCGTACCGAGCTGCTGCCGAACGCCACCCCCGGCGGCCTGGCCGGCCTGCTCGACGTAGTCTCGAACTATGAGGGCGGCGTCGATCTGGCAGATCTCGCGGCCGACCTTTCCTTCGAAGTCGACGACCTCTTCCCACTCATCGACGCCGGCACGATGCTCGGTCTGTTGACCGTCAGCAACGGCCACTGCACCATCACCCGCGAGGGCGACCGCTGGTGCCATGCCGACGTGCTCGAGGCCAAGAAACTCTTCGCACAGCTGATCATGGACCACGCGCCGCTGGTGCGCACCATCGACCGGGCGCTACGCAACCATCCCGACAAAGGCCTGCGCGGCGAGCTCATCCTCGACCTTCTGCGCAGTCAGCACACCGACGAAGAGGCGCAGAGACAGTTCGAAATCGCCGTGACCTGGGGTCGCTACGGCGAGCTTTTCGACTACGACGCCGACGACGACCAGCTCACCCTCGACGACGCCAACAAGTAGACCGTCCACGTTCGGCACCCGCGACAAGCCGCTAGCCGAGCGACCCAGTGGGAAAAGCAGCAAAATCGACCCAAAAAGGCGCTTTTCCCACTGGTTTAAGCCCTCACTGAGGCGAAAAGCACCTTTCCAAGGCATTTTTGGTGCTTTTCCACCGGGTTACGCCGCATCCTGCGTGGCAGATAGAAAATGGGGATCCATCATACGGTGGATCCCCATTTTAGTCGTTGCCTTCAGTCAGCCAGAAAGCTAACCTGCAACCTTATGTGCGACTACTTGCGATGCGCACGATAGAAGCGGATAAGGCTCTGCGTGGAAGCGTCCTGCTGCGCAAGGGCGTTGTCGTCCTGCGAGATCGCCGGGGTGATCTGGCGGGCAAGCTGCTTGCCGAGCTCGACGCCCCACTGGTCGAAGGAGTCGATGCCCCAGACAGTGCCCTCGGTGAAGGTGATGTGCTCGTAAAGCGCGATGAGCTCGCCAAGCGAGAACGGGGTCAGCGCGTCGCCGAAGATCGAGGTGGTCGGGCGGTTGCCGGAGAAGACGCGGGCCGGAACGATGGCTTCGGGTGTGCCCTCGGCGCGAACCTCGTCGGCGGTCTTGCCAAACGCGAGCGCCTTGGTCTGCGCCAAGTAGTTACCCAGGAAGAGCTCGTGCACGTCCTGGTCGCCGTCCTTGGCAGGGTTCGGGGTGTTCGCGAAGGCAATGAAGTCAGCCGGAATGAGCTGCGTGCCCTGATGGATCAGCTGGTAGAAGGCGTGCTGGCCGTTGGTGCCGGGCTCGCCCCAGAAGACTTCGCCGGTGTCGGTGGTCACTGGGCTGCCGTCCCAACGCACGGACTTGCCGTTGGACTCCATGGTCAACTGTTGCAGGTAGGCCGGGAAGCGGTGCAGGTACTGGTCGTACGGCAACACGGCGTGGGTGGCGGCATGGAAGAAGTTGCGATACCAAACATTGAGCATGCCCATCATCACGATGACGTTCTTCTCAAGCGGGGTGTTGGCGAAGTACTCGTCCATCTCATGGAAGCCGGCGAGGAACTGATCGAAACGCTTCGGGCCGAAGACGACGGCCAGCGAGGTGCCGACCGCGGAATCGACGGAATAACGGCCGCCGACCCAGTTCCAGAAGCCGAAGGCATTCTGCGGGTCGATGCCGAATTCCTCGACGCCCTTCAGGTTGGTGGAGACGGCGACGAAGTGCTTGCGGATGGCTTCGGCACGCTTGGCATCGGAGCCGTCGATGGCGCCGGAAGCTTTGAGACCGTTCAAGAGCCAGGTGCGGGCCTCGCGCGCGTTGGTGAGGGTTTCGAGGGTGGTGAAGGTCTTGGAGACGATGATGAACATCGTGGTCTCGGGATCGAGATCCTTCGTCTTCTCGGTGATGTCGTTGGGGTCGATGTTGGAGACGTAACGGGCGGAGATGCCGGCGTCCGCGTAGGGCTTCAGCGCCTCGTAAACCATGACCGGGCCCAAGTCGGAGCCGCCGATGCCGATGTTGACAACGGTCTTGATCTTCTTGCCGGTCACGCCGCGCCATTCGCCGCTACGAACCTTGTCGGCGAAAGCGTAGATCTTGTCGAGCGTTTCATGCACGTCCTTGACCACGTCCTGGCCGTCGACGATGAGCTTGCCCTCGTCGGACTTCGGGCGACGCAGCGCGGTGTGCAGTACGGCGCGATCCTCGGTGTTGTTGATATGAACGCCTTCGTACATGGCCTTGCGGCGGTCCTCAAGGTGCACGGCCTTGGCGAGATTGGCGAAAAGCTTGAGCGTTTCAGGCTGGATAAGATTCTTGGAAAGGTCGAAGTGCAAGTCACCGGCGTCGAAGCTCAGCTCCTCAACACGATTGGGCTCCTCAGCGAACCATTTCTTCAGGTCGATGCCTTCGCTGTTCAATTCGCTGAAATGCCTTTGCAGCGCTGCCCACTCTGGGGTATTGGTGGCGTCGATAGGAGGATTGATGGCCATAATAATAAGGTCCTTTCATCATGTGCCGCGGGGTTTCGTGGCTTCGTCAGTCTTTATCTGAAGATGCCGTTCCCGCCGCTTGCTACAAACTCTAATTTACTCACAAAAGCGGACACAACAGCACAAAAAGTTTCGTACCGGTCAACCTTGACTCAGCACGTTATTGGACATCAAAATATCGAATCTTAACGATTTTTTAAATTTATGATTTTTAATCAAAAAAAGAGCACACTCACATCATTACACGTTTACAACACCATATATTCACAATAGGCAAGTTCAACACACGGCAACAGCAACGGGACACAAAACAAAGCACCAATCACTCAGTGTGCGGCGATGGATTCACTCGTCCCAGACCTAAACTTCACTTCAGCTCCGGCTCCGACCTTAGATTTCGTTTCAGCTCCAGACTTCGCCGCAGCGGCTTCCTCCGCCTTAACAATGGCATCCATCTTGGTCTCGGCCTCGGCCTCGCTCATTCCCGTGGCTTCCTTGAGTGCATCGATACGGTCGCGCAATACAATGGCACGATCCAACGCTTTCTCCTCTTCTGGAGTCAAATCACGAATCTTGATCCATGGTCCCCACTCACCATCATCAATGCCTTCCTCGGCCTCGTAGGTCCATCGATCAAGCGTTTCCTGCGTAATGCCAAGACTCTCACAGAGTTCCTTGTCTTCCATTGCCGCACGTTCTTCATCGTCCATTTCCATACCGGCCTCCTTTCAGTAAGCCCAGCTCAATCAGCGCACGACGGCGGATCCTTTCGCCTCAATTTTAGATTTTTCGGCAGCCACTTCTTCGGCCTTGACGATGGCCTCCATTTTTATCTCGGCTTCGAGTTCACTCATTCCGGTGGCCGCTTTCAACGCATCGATGCGATCGCGCAATACAACCGAGCGATCTATCGCCTCCCGCTCTTCAGGCGTAGGCTCACGAACTTTGATGACCGGCCCCCACAAACTGGGGTCTCCCCAATTATCATTTTCGGCATCTTCAACCCATTGCTCGACTTGCTCAGAGGTAAGACCAAACTTACGATACAATTCTTCTTCATCGTCCATCATGATTCCCATCATAGCAATCCAAGCTCCTTTCGCACACTCTTTGTAGGGGGTGTAAGTGCATGAAACACAAGCCATCCGTTATCGAAACTGTAAGTCGCCACCATTTCAAGTGACCTACCATGACCGTCAATACCAATCGCAGACCAACGGCCAGAACCATTCGGCCTCAGTTGCAAACGTATCCGCGACCGCCATGCTGCTCTCACATCAGCATCTGTTATGTCAGGATGCCGTCGATGGATTCTGGGATCCACCGACAGTTCTTCGTTGATTCCGTTCATGTCTCCATTGAACATGAAAATGGCCAATTTCCGAGGCAAAACAGGGCACTGTGGTCGGATGATGGGGGTTATCCACATTTGAGGCGTGTCAAGGAATTAGGGGTTAAATTGTCAACAAAATTATCAACAATGCTGGCATCTATCAGTCAAGATATGCACATTATTATACGCAAAACGAAAATCAGATGAAACTGCCCACATCTCTATGCACAATTACAAACTTGACTTAACAGATCTCCACAATCACGACAATTTTTATATTGGTTACGCTAACTTAATCAGACGCAGCAAAGGTTGACGGATGAAACGATCGATGAGGCAGACCACAAGTACGAATACCAATGAAAAAACGACTTCTACGACGAACCATTCGACGAGCCACCCAGAGGAAGCGGACATGCCACCGACCGCAAAAGCGCTGGCGACGTGAGCGGCGACGGGGTCGGCAAAACGATTCTGTAGAGCAATCCAAGAATAATATGTGAGTGCCTGCACGATGTAGAAGCCCAGAATTCCAGAGGCGAGCGCCTCTACAGCGCGACGGCAGAAGGCTTTCACGCTTGACCACAATGGCTTCTTTGTACTATTGCCAAGACCTTGCAAGGTTCCGTCAGATTCCGTGACTATGCCCGGCAATGGCCTCTCTGTACTGCCACCACGGCCTTGCAAAGCTTCGACCGATTTTGTAGCGTTACCCGGCAAAATTCTCGCACCATACTCTGTATCATCAGATTTTGTGTCACCAGTCGGCAAATGCTCTAAACCCCACTCCGTACCAAGCAAACTACGCTTTTGAGCTCGCGCACTGGGGCACGCGGCACACATCAACGAGCACACGGCGAACAGGAACGAAAAGGCGGAAGTCGATTTGAACGAAAGCACCATCAGCAGGCCGAAATGGCCGCCGAACGCGGCAAAAGCGACAATGCAGCCAGCCACAAGGATCAGAGCGATCAAAGCCGTCGCCCAAAAACGACGGGTCAGCCACATCGGCGCATGCGTTCCGGCGGAATCAGCCCTCCTCCGTCCGTCGACACGAGCAACCTTGTTCGGATATGCGGCCGTCCGTCCCACGTCGGGATATGTGTTACTTTCAGACGAATCGAAGGCGGCATTCCCGTTATCGGCATCTTCGGAATTCCCTGCAACCGTGGGCTTGTGCCCGTACCAGCGTTGCCACGCGCAACCCAATGCGCCCGCGCAAATGTAGGAGGCAAAATAGGTGAGGGCGCTCATCTGCTTGCGCCAGTCCAGAATGCTCAGCGAATCGAAGAAGTTGCGCCCGCTGATCGCCACGTAGACGTTGAGACCATAAATCACGGCGAGCGCAAGCACCCACAACGCCACGCACCACTTCTTGCGGCAGCGCTCGATGCACCAGCCGATGAACGGCGCAAGTAATACAAACAGCACATACAGCCAGACGAATTCAAGACTTAAAATCACATCACGCAAGCCGCCGACCGCCTGAATGGGCACGATCCAGCGGTTGACCACCATCAGCACCACGACATAAAACACAACGGCCGCAAGGACTTTAGCGATGCGAAGCGCAGTAGGTTTCCATTCCTCGCGTGGGAATCCTTTGTGACGCGAGCGCTGCGCCAAACGCGGCACGAGGAAAAACGCCGAAATCATGAAAAAGATGTGGTTGCCCCAGGCCCCGAGGAACATCAGCATCGAAATCAGCCAAACCGCCAAGGGCGCCGAGGAGATGATAGCGAAAAACGACGGCGTCGCACCGGCCTGCGCGGCAGCCAAAACCGCATGTGGCCCGTTGACGGCGATCTGTTCGAAGGTCAACAGGAACGTGTGAAACGTCGCGATGCCGACGATGGCAAGCAGACGCAGCAATTCAATCGCAAAAATCCGCGGACGCCGGCCCTTGGCAGATGCCGGCCGAGAAGCGGAGATACTAGAGGATGTCATCGCGGCCTTCGCGATCGAGGTAGGCGACCATGTCCTTGACCTCCTGGCTGCGGGCGCGCGGGGCGATCATCAGGGCGTCGGGGGTGTCGGCGATGACCATGTCGTTGACGCCGAGCAGGGCGATGGTGCGGTCAGTGAGCGGCATTACGACGTCGCCGGCGCTGTCGAGGCTTACGACCTTGTCGCTATCGCCCAGAATCTTGATGTTGCGGGTGCCGGTGCTGGGCAAAAGCGCCGCGACGGAATTGAAATCACCGATGTCGTCCCAGCCGAAATCACCGGGAACCACTGCCACGCCGCCGGCCACGCTCAACGGCTCGGCCACCGCGTAATCGAAGGCGATTTTTTCGATGCCCGGCCAGTAGGTCGCCATCGCCTCATCCACTGTATCGTTGTCATCATCGGTTCTGCTACCGGCATCAGCAGCGTCTTCGAGCGCACAAACGCCGTCAATTCCATCGTCAGCGCCATCACCATTCCGGCCATCTGCGGTTTCGCCGCGGCGATTGCCATCATTCCGCGATTTGCCAAATTCGCCGGACTTGCCGGAATTATCGGACTTACCGGAATTGTCAGAATTGCCAGATTCACCGGACTTGCCGGACTTGCCAGGTTTGTCGGACTTGCCAAAATCTTCGATATTGTCATCATTCCTGACATTATCGTTACCGGCCTTTTGCCCGCCACGAGCGCCGCCTGCAACCTCTTGCGCCGCGTATTTCGCAGCAGCGATTTCCGCATTCCCGGAAGCATTGCCGCCATCGCTGCCATCCACTGCCATGTAAGCGTCGGCGATATGCAAGATGGCATCGTACATCTGCGGCTTGTATTCGCGCAAATGGCCGAGCAACACGTCGGCGCGCATCACGAACATGCCGGCGTTCCAACGATATTCGCCGGTGGAAAGATAGGCCTGGGCCGTGGCTGAATCCGGCTTTTCCACAAAGCGCTCCACAAGACGCGCGTTGGGAGCACCGGGAATTTCAGCGGCCAGAGACCGGCCTTGGTGAATGTAACCGAAAGCCGTGGAAGGACGCGATGCCGCGATGCCGATGGTCGTCACATACCCGGCGCGCGCAGCCGCCACCGCCTGACGCACCGCTTCGGCGAACGAATCCTTGCCACGAATGACATGATCGGCGGCAAACGAGCCGACGACGATATCTCCGCCGTGTCGCCGCGCGAGGATGGCCGTGGCCAGCGCAATGGCCGCCGTCGAATCCCTCGGCACCGGTTCCGCAAAAATGTTGGATTCCTTGAGTTCCGGCAGCTGCGCCTCGACCGCGGCGACATGCCGCCACCCGGTGCTCACCACGATGCGATCCGGCCCAGCGAGACGCGCGAGCCTGTCAAATGTGGACTGGATCAGCGTGCGCCCGCTGCCCATCAGGTCGTACAGGAACTTGGGCCTGGCCCCGCGGCTCAATGGCCAAAGCCGCGACCCGGTGCCGCCGGCGGGGATGATGGCGTAAAAATCATTGAAATCGTTGCCTTGCGTCGATATGTCCGGCCTTGCATTTTCCAAGTTGCCCATCCCCTACTCGCGCGATTTTGAGTCTGCTTCTGACTTTCTATTGTCGCGCGTACCGTTGTCATTGCCACGTAATCCTCCAAGACACGGCCGGACGCCGCCGCCGTGGACAAAATCAATATTATCCAGTAGTATTATTGTTTTGTGCGCGGATGGTGCATACCACCCGGGCATTGCCGCTTTAGCTCAGTTGGTAGAGCGTCTCACTCGTAATGAGAAGGTCGACAGTTCGATTCTGTCAAGCGGCTCCCATTTTTCAGTTTCAAAACGTGGCAATGCCCCGCTCTACCGTTCCGGTTCCAACTATTCCACTTCGCTGTAGACGCGATATTGCAACCGGATGGGTTCCGTGCTGATTTTGCACAACTTGCGCTGCTTGGCCAGATAGGACGGCAGCAACGCGATGCCCTTGCCCTGCTCGACCATGGTGACGATGGTCTCCAATGAATCGACTTCCATCAGCCGACGCGAATTCCTGGTCGCTATGTGATCGTGCAAGGAACGCCTGCGGAAGGCGCATTCCTTGTCATGGTTGATCAGAAGCGGCACATCAAGAGGTATCGGGGTAAACATCGGCTGCATTTTCTCGCCGGCCCCTGCGCCTTTCAGGACAACATTGTTGTTCGCAGTGCCGTACCCCTGCGCCGCCGCGTCGACGGCGGAATTGCCGAAGAACTCGGGGCCTGAGGTATCGTACCTGGCCCCGGCCTGCGGCACTCGATTCAGAGGAAGGTCCTTGACCATCGATTCCGCCACAAGATAAGCGGTTTCCAGCACTTCGGTGCTCACCAATCGGTAATTGTCCAGTTCGTTCAGATCAACGAACGCCACCACGGACTTGTACTGGTGCCGTCTGGCTTCGGGTACGATGTTGCTTTGCCGCCTCACGACGATGGTCCCGTAGCTTTCCGGATGGAACGACGGGACGTTGGTCATCATATAGTGCATCAGCGCCTCGGTGATCAGCAGATCGCCGGGAGCCCCCGCAGCCTCGCGCCGCACATCGTCAAGCTCGGCGGTGATGCGCAGCGATGCGCGATACAGCCGCTTGCCTATCTTTGTGGGCTCCACACCTTTCGCGCTGCGTTCCACCAGCGTTGTGTGAAACTCGTGTTCCAACGATTTGAGCCTGGCGCTGATATTCGATTGCGCATATCCGAGCGCCTTTGCAGCTTTGTTGAGCGAACCGGTTTCGATAATCGCTTCGAAAATCTCCAGATCGTTGAGATTCATCGCGCTCCCCTCCGTCATTGCGATGGCCATAGCACCGTTGCCGCTATGGAATTGACCTTTAACAGGTTACAGACGATAATCGACTAACATATCTGCTGTATTGATATGCTATCAGCAAATCAAGGATAAATATCGAATAAATACAAGTATTTTGTACATATTGAGTTCACGGTATATATCATATTTAATGATATCCATATCGATTTCAGATACTATGCAAACAAGTGACAAGGTCGTATCTTGTAGCGTGAAATAAGTTGATCATAAAGAAAGGCAAGAGCCATTATGACAGTCAAAATCGGCATCAACGGATTCGGACGTATCGGGCGGCTCACGTTCCGCAGGCTTTTTGAAATGAAAAGCGACGAGGTCGAGGTGGTCGCCATCAACGACCTGACCAATCCGGCCATGCTCGCCTATCTGCTGCAGCACGACACCGTACAAGGCTGTTTCCCCGCCGAAGTCTCCAGTGACGAAACCGGCATCATCGTGGACGGCAAGCACTACACCGTCTACGCCGAGCGCGACGCCGCGAATATCCCGTGGGTAGCGAACGACGGGGTTGAGGTTGTTGTGGAATCCACCGGTTTCTACACCAGCACCGAGAAGTCGTCCGCGCATCTGAGGGCGGACGTCAATAAGGTGCTCGTCTCCGCTCCGGCCGGCGATATGCCGACTGTGGTCTATGGCGTCAATCAGGATGTGCTCACGGCCGACGACAAGATCATCTCCCCCGGCTCCTGCACCACGCAATCCGTGGCGCTTCTGGCCAAGCCGATGAACGACCACTACGGCATCCGCGCCGGCTCGATGACCACGATCCACGCCTACACCGCCACGCAAAGCCTGACCGATGGCCCGAAGGGCAAGAACGCGCGCAGCAACCGCGCCGCCGCCGAAAACGTCATTCCCCATTCCACTGGCGCTGCCAAGGCCATTGGCCTGGTCGTCCCGGAACTAGACGGGAAGCTCAAGGGCCAGGCCCGTCGCGTTCCGGTTCGTTCCGGTTCGCTGACCGAGCTGTCGCTGGTGCTTGAAAAGGCGCCGACGGCAGAGGAAATCAACGAGATGTTCCGCGAGATCACTCGTAACAACGATTCCTTCGGCTACGACGACAGCGGCCTGGTCTCCTCCGACGTGATCGGCGACACCCACGGCGCAATCTTCGACCCGACGCTGACCGAGGTGGTCAACCTGGGCGAAGGCCAAGGCGAGTTGGTGAAGGTCAACGCTTGGTACGACAACGAATACGGCTTCACCTGCAACATGGTGCGCACCCTGCTGCATTTCGTAAAGCTGTAAAGCGCTGGTTGGGCAACATCTGCGTATTGGAACGAATATACGGACGCATCTTGCGGTTGCACGTTCGGACTGAGACTTGGGTAGCTTTACATAATCAAATCTCATTCGACAAAGAATCGGTGCCACGGCTCTGACTGCCGTGGCACCGATTCTTTGTATATATACAGTATCGAAACATACCGTCCATTGAGATTCAATGGTTTTTCGATAACTATTTTTTATTCTTCTGTTCTTTTAATTTTTGGACGTTTCGTCATCGGCCCACACCTTCTTGGCCCGGTTGAACGCCGACCAGGCTTTCGGCCAGCCGACGTAGAAGGCGAGGTGCGTGATTTCGGCGGCGATCTCGTCCTTGGTAATGCCATTGGCCTTGCCGATATTGAAATGCGCGTCCATCTGCTCGGTGGCGCCCATCGCGATGATTGCGGCAATGGTGATCATCGAGCGGTCGTGGGCGGAAAGCTCGTCTTCGCGGCTCCACACCTCGCCGAAGAGCACATCGTCGTTCAAATGCGCAAACTGCGGCGCGAACTCGCCCAACTGCTTGTGTCCCGCTGTCTGTTTCTTGGCCATAATCGATTCCTTTCACGTTTTATCCGTTACGACACCATCATCGATACCAAGCCTAGAAACTTCAAGCACTTGAGGTCAAACGAGGCTCTTTAGCGTAACGAAATCGCAAACATGCGACGAAAAGCACGAAAATAAGCCTTAAAACGTGCTTTTCGTCGCAGCGAAACCACAAACCAGGGCGAAAAGCACCAAAATCGGCACGAAATAGTGCTTTTCACCTCAGCAAAGCACAAGTCGGCGCTTACTTGCTCTCGGCGGCGATGGCCTCGCGCTCGGTCGTAGCGTTCGGGAGGAAGAACGAGGCGA
This sequence is a window from Bifidobacterium sp. ESL0745. Protein-coding genes within it:
- a CDS encoding sugar phosphate nucleotidyltransferase, which gives rise to MGNLENARPDISTQGNDFNDFYAIIPAGGTGSRLWPLSRGARPKFLYDLMGSGRTLIQSTFDRLARLAGPDRIVVSTGWRHVAAVEAQLPELKESNIFAEPVPRDSTAAIALATAILARRHGGDIVVGSFAADHVIRGKDSFAEAVRQAVAAARAGYVTTIGIAASRPSTAFGYIHQGRSLAAEIPGAPNARLVERFVEKPDSATAQAYLSTGEYRWNAGMFVMRADVLLGHLREYKPQMYDAILHIADAYMAVDGSDGGNASGNAEIAAAKYAAQEVAGGARGGQKAGNDNVRNDDNIEDFGKSDKPGKSGKSGESGNSDNSGKSDNSGKSGEFGKSRNDGNRRGETADGRNGDGADDGIDGVCALEDAADAGSRTDDDNDTVDEAMATYWPGIEKIAFDYAVAEPLSVAGGVAVVPGDFGWDDIGDFNSVAALLPSTGTRNIKILGDSDKVVSLDSAGDVVMPLTDRTIALLGVNDMVIADTPDALMIAPRARSQEVKDMVAYLDREGRDDIL
- a CDS encoding LysR family transcriptional regulator is translated as MTEGSAMNLNDLEIFEAIIETGSLNKAAKALGYAQSNISARLKSLEHEFHTTLVERSAKGVEPTKIGKRLYRASLRITAELDDVRREAAGAPGDLLITEALMHYMMTNVPSFHPESYGTIVVRRQSNIVPEARRHQYKSVVAFVDLNELDNYRLVSTEVLETAYLVAESMVKDLPLNRVPQAGARYDTSGPEFFGNSAVDAAAQGYGTANNNVVLKGAGAGEKMQPMFTPIPLDVPLLINHDKECAFRRRSLHDHIATRNSRRLMEVDSLETIVTMVEQGKGIALLPSYLAKQRKLCKISTEPIRLQYRVYSEVE
- the gap gene encoding type I glyceraldehyde-3-phosphate dehydrogenase; the encoded protein is MTVKIGINGFGRIGRLTFRRLFEMKSDEVEVVAINDLTNPAMLAYLLQHDTVQGCFPAEVSSDETGIIVDGKHYTVYAERDAANIPWVANDGVEVVVESTGFYTSTEKSSAHLRADVNKVLVSAPAGDMPTVVYGVNQDVLTADDKIISPGSCTTQSVALLAKPMNDHYGIRAGSMTTIHAYTATQSLTDGPKGKNARSNRAAAENVIPHSTGAAKAIGLVVPELDGKLKGQARRVPVRSGSLTELSLVLEKAPTAEEINEMFREITRNNDSFGYDDSGLVSSDVIGDTHGAIFDPTLTEVVNLGEGQGELVKVNAWYDNEYGFTCNMVRTLLHFVKL
- a CDS encoding carboxymuconolactone decarboxylase family protein, with amino-acid sequence MAKKQTAGHKQLGEFAPQFAHLNDDVLFGEVWSREDELSAHDRSMITIAAIIAMGATEQMDAHFNIGKANGITKDEIAAEITHLAFYVGWPKAWSAFNRAKKVWADDETSKN